The following proteins are encoded in a genomic region of Neoarius graeffei isolate fNeoGra1 chromosome 6, fNeoGra1.pri, whole genome shotgun sequence:
- the LOC132887557 gene encoding extracellular calcium-sensing receptor-like codes for MPDLNCTYKPGPVKCNGFDPKAFRWALTMKLAVEEINNSTELLPNHTLGYKMFDSCAYPLTAQRAALAVMNGPNEAEKPMCSRASPMLAVIAESGSAESIVVSRILQHFRIPMISYFSSCACLSDRQEFPTFFRVIPSDAYQVKAIAKLLIHFNWTWVGVVRGDHVYGHFALQGLLKELEGTNVCVSYQEMIPLLYNSQRAREIIHVMNSSTARVVVVFSAEGELTPFMKDYMKLNITGIQWIASEALATASVFTGSEYYPFLGGMIGFGIRQGYIPKMKEYIITVNPQLYPSNTLVQELWGTLYGCSPLSSSTRSTQLPLCTGQETLNKQHSAYMNTSSPRIAYNVYKGVYAIAHSLHNLISCKPGNGPFINSTCADNSNVYPWQLQYYLQHVSFTISGELVNFDMNGDSIPSYDLINWQKGTAGNIELVKVGMYDGARKAGNELVIYDMAITWAGDKSEVPVSVCSDSCPPGFRKAVRQGEPLCCFDCVPCDSGKISNQTDLIDCMTCPEDYWSNEEGTECIPKVIEFLSHDAMGLTLTVIAVVGGCVTLAVFAIFLYHRNTPIVRMNNSELSFFILFSLTLCFLCALIFIGEPTSWSCMLRHTAFSITFSLCISCILGKTLVVLAAFTATQPGNNVMKWLGPTQQRIIILSCTLIQVIICAAWLISSPPFPYKNTQYQHSKIILDCKVGSELAFWCVLGYIGILACLCFILAFLARKLPGNFNEAKFITFSMLIFCAVWLAFIPAYVSSPGKFTTAVEIFAILASGFGLLLCLFAPKCYIILLKPEKNTKQHLIGR; via the exons ATGCCAGATTTGAACTGCACTTACAAGCCTGGACCAGTAAAGTGTAATGG GTTTGATCCCAAAGCTTTCCGCTGGGCTCTGACTATGAAACTTGCTGTGGAAGAAATTAACAACAGCACTGAACTGCTACCTAACCACACTCTGGGCTACAAAATGTTTGATTCCTGTGCATACCCATTAACAGCTCAGAGAGCAGCTCTGGCTGTTATGAATGGACCAAATGAAGCAGAAAAGCCCATGTGTTCAAGGGCTAGCCCAATGTTGGCTGTTATCGCTGAATCTGGGTCAGCTGAGTCTATTGTGGTTTCTAGAATTTTACAACATTTCAGGATTCCAATG ATCAGCTACTTCTCTTCTTGTGCCTGTCTCAGTGACAGACAAGAATTCCCCACCTTCTTTAGGGTTATTCCCAGTGATGCCTACCAGGTGAAAGCCATTGCCAAGCTGCTGATACATTTTAACTGGACATGGGTAGGTGTAGTGCGGGGAGATCATGTGTATGGCCACTTTGCCCTGCAGGGACTGCTTAAGGAGTTGGAGggtacaaatgtgtgtgtgtcttatcAGGAGATGATTCCCCTGTTATACAACAGCCAGAGAGCAAGGGAGATCATCCATGTGATGAACAGTTCCACTGCACGAGTGGTAGTGGTGTTTTCAGCTGAGGGGGAACTCACACCATTTATGAAGGACTATATGAAATTGAATATTACTGGAATTCAGTGGATTGCCAGTGAAGCCTTAGCAACAGCTTCAGTGTTCACAGGAAGTGAGTACTACCCTTTCCTGGGAGGCATGATTGGCTTTGGGATACGGCAGGGATATATTCCAAAGATGAAAGAGTATATAATAACAGTAAACCCACAGTTGTACCCATCCAACACTCTGGTGCAGGAACTGTGGGGTACTCTGTATGGGTGCTCTCCCCTTTCCTCCTCAACCCGTAGTACTCAGCTGCCCCTCTGCACTGGACAAGAGACACTCAACAAGCAACACTCTGCCTACATGAACACATCTAGTCCTCGCATTGCTTATAATGTATACAAAGGCGTGTATGCTATTGCTCACTCCCTCCACAATCTCATTTCCTGTAAACCTGGAAATGGCCCATTCATTAACTCCACGTGTGCTGACAATAGTAATGTTTACCCTTGGCAG CTCCAGTATTACCTGCAACATGTCTCTTTCACTATTTCGGGAGAGTTGGTGAACTTTGATATGAATGGTGACTCGATCCCATCCTATGATCTGATTAACTGGCAGAAGGGTACAGCTGGCAATATTGAGCTGGTTAAAGTGGGCATGTATGATGGGGCTCGCAAGGCTGGGAATGAGCTGGTCATTTACGACATGGCTATCACGTGGGCCGGAGACAAAAGTGAG gTGCCAGTCTCTGTTTGCAGTGACAGCTGCCCTCCTGGATTTAGGAAGGCTGTCCGTCAAGGGGAGCCTCTTTGCTGCTTTGATTGTGTACCATGTGACAGTGGCAAGATCAGTAATCAGACAG atttaatAGACTGTATGACCTGCCCTGAAGATTACTGGTCCAATGAAGAAGGAACAGAATGTATTCCCAAGGTCATTGAGTTCCTTTCCCATGATGCAATGGGGTTAACACTGAcagttattgctgttgttgggggCTGTGTCACCTTAGCTGTATTTGCAATCTTTCTCTACCACAGAAACACTCCAATTGTGCGTATGAATAACTCAGAGCTGAGTTTTTTTATCTTGTTTTCTTTGACCTTGTGTTTCCTGTGTGCACTGATCTTTATTGGAGAGCCCACATCCTGGTCATGCATGCTGCGCCACACTGCTTTCAGCATCACCTTCTCGCTCTGCATCTCCTGCATCCTGGGTAAAACCTTAGTGGTTCTTGCTGCATTCACAGCAACCCAGCCTGGAAATAATGTGATGAAATGGCTCGGGCCTACACAGCAGAGGATCATCATCTTAAGCTGCACCCTCATCCAGGTGATCATCTGTGCTGCATGGCTCATATCCTCCCCTCCATTCCCCTATAAAAACACTCAGTATCAGCACTCTAAGATCATTCTAGACTGCAAGGTGGGGTCTGAGCTGGCCTTCTGGTGTGTGCTCGGCTACATTGGCATTTTGGCCTGTTTGTGTTTCATTTTGGCCTTTCTGGCCCGTAAATTGCCTGGAAATTTTAATGAGGCTAAATTCATTACTTTTAGCATGTTAATATTTTGTGCAGTGTGGCTTGCATTCATACCTGCCTATGTAAGTTCACCTGGTAAATTCACTACTGCAGTTGAAATATTTGCTATTTTAGCTTCAGGCTTTGGTCTCCTTTTGTGCTTATTTGCACCAAAGTGTTACATTATTCTACTCAAACCAGAAAAGAATACCAAACAGCATTTAATAGGaagataa